From a single bacterium genomic region:
- the coaBC gene encoding bifunctional phosphopantothenoylcysteine decarboxylase/phosphopantothenate--cysteine ligase CoaBC has product MRGLRVGLLVSGGIAAYKLVDLASALTQAGCEVRVAMTPSATRFVGPPSFQGVTGNPVLTGLWPTDGAAEPHVFLGDWAQVILLAPATANVIGRIAGGRSDEIVSATVLAARCPVVVAPAMNDAMWSKPAVEDNITALRRRGMTIVEPESGHLASGHVGAGRLAGSSPLLTAMAGAVRSRYDLASRRVVVTAGGTREPIDPVRFISNYSSGKMGFAIAAAAADRGARVTLVTTASHPAHHGVNVVPVETAEQMRDQLRSWMKGADLLVMAAAVADFRPAKTTRAKIRREETPRLTLELEPVPDLVAALGSDRELAAVFRVGFAAEGSDLAARALDKMRRKGLHAIVANDISRTDIGFGSDHNAGVMLFADGARHDLERTTKREMADRILDLVLPHLTR; this is encoded by the coding sequence CTGCGAGGCCTCCGGGTCGGGCTGCTGGTCTCGGGCGGGATCGCGGCGTACAAGCTGGTCGACCTGGCTTCCGCGCTCACGCAGGCGGGCTGCGAGGTGCGCGTGGCGATGACCCCCTCCGCCACCCGCTTCGTCGGACCCCCCTCATTCCAGGGCGTGACCGGGAACCCCGTCCTGACAGGGCTGTGGCCCACCGACGGCGCCGCGGAGCCTCACGTCTTCCTCGGGGACTGGGCCCAGGTGATCCTGCTCGCGCCGGCGACGGCCAACGTCATCGGCCGCATCGCCGGTGGCCGCTCCGATGAGATCGTCTCCGCCACCGTGCTGGCCGCACGCTGTCCGGTCGTGGTGGCGCCGGCGATGAACGACGCGATGTGGTCGAAGCCCGCAGTGGAGGACAACATCACGGCCTTGAGGCGGCGGGGGATGACCATCGTCGAGCCTGAATCGGGCCACCTCGCCAGCGGGCACGTCGGCGCCGGCCGCCTGGCCGGCTCGTCGCCGCTGCTGACGGCAATGGCGGGCGCGGTCCGATCGCGATACGACCTGGCGTCGAGGCGGGTGGTCGTCACCGCCGGCGGTACTCGGGAGCCGATCGACCCCGTGCGGTTCATCAGCAACTACTCGAGCGGCAAGATGGGCTTCGCCATCGCCGCGGCGGCGGCGGACCGCGGCGCGCGGGTCACGCTCGTGACGACCGCCTCACACCCCGCGCATCACGGCGTCAACGTCGTCCCGGTCGAAACCGCGGAGCAGATGCGGGACCAGCTGAGATCATGGATGAAAGGCGCCGACCTGCTCGTGATGGCCGCGGCGGTGGCGGACTTCAGGCCGGCCAAGACCACGCGGGCCAAGATCCGCCGCGAGGAGACGCCGCGACTCACGCTGGAGCTCGAGCCGGTCCCGGACCTGGTCGCCGCGCTGGGCAGCGACAGGGAATTGGCCGCCGTCTTTCGGGTCGGCTTCGCGGCCGAGGGGTCTGATCTCGCCGCCAGAGCGCTCGACAAGATGAGGAGAAAAGGCCTGCATGCGATCGTCGCCAACGACATCTCGCGCACGGACATCGGTTTCGGCAGCGACCACAACGCCGGTGTGATGCTGTTCGCCGACGGGGCGCGCCACGACCTCGAGCGCACGACCAAGCGCGAGATGGCGGATCGGATCCTGGACCTGGTCCTGCCTCATCTGACCCGCTAG
- the priA gene encoding primosomal protein N': MLYAEVAVEAARGLGRETYSYAVPEGLDVVPGHRVTVPFGRRSTYGFVVSLGTDEPGVDAKPIATAGSEPLLLPHQVALARLVADHYWVPLIECLRAMLPPRVRSTGTIGSRASNRQRRHSRLVELATAPVLTAQAAVLTGEQQAALEVIGSNQLTLLHGVIASGKTEVYLAAAERALAEGLRVLLLVPDISLTPQLVQRVRARLRAPIAVLHSQLTELERAQQWWRARRGEAEVVLGSRSAVFAPIPRLGLICLDEEGSAAYKQDRTPRYETGWVARKLASVCGARLVAGSATPSVVTYHEAARGEMALAKLTKRVRGRDAELEVVDMRDEVAAGHRHALSRRLLEVVDRTLEDEEQVILYLNRRGMSTFVLCRDCGRSVQCLGCSVALVQHAEIDGLICHYCGYSRPMPATCPHCGSRNIRGLGMGTQRLETMVKKLWPRARVLRLDSDSARGPDSYFDIWETFSEQRADILVGTQLVTRGLDLPAVTCVGVVDADLPLHFPDYRSAENTFAMVVQVAGRAGRDGRASRVVVQTSNPEHYGLRYAVAGDYEGFYDAELPSRKAFAFPPFAELAVLTRTDADDGRAAGAAREAAEALATGLLKEGVEGIRVMGPSPAFIHRLRGDYRWQVTLKGDGLERARHLAPRGKGWSYDVDPVT, encoded by the coding sequence GTGCTCTATGCCGAGGTCGCGGTCGAGGCGGCGCGGGGGCTGGGTCGCGAGACGTACAGCTACGCGGTGCCCGAAGGCCTGGATGTCGTCCCCGGTCATCGGGTCACCGTCCCGTTCGGCCGGCGCAGCACGTATGGATTCGTCGTCTCGCTCGGCACCGACGAACCCGGGGTGGACGCCAAGCCGATAGCCACTGCCGGCAGCGAACCGCTGCTGCTGCCGCACCAGGTCGCGCTGGCGCGATTGGTCGCCGACCACTACTGGGTGCCGCTCATCGAATGCCTGCGCGCCATGCTCCCGCCGAGGGTGCGATCGACCGGGACCATCGGCTCCCGGGCATCGAACCGCCAGCGCCGTCATAGCCGCCTGGTGGAGCTGGCCACCGCTCCGGTGTTGACCGCGCAAGCGGCGGTCCTGACCGGCGAGCAGCAAGCCGCGCTCGAGGTGATCGGCTCCAACCAGCTCACGCTCCTGCACGGGGTCATCGCCAGCGGCAAGACCGAGGTCTACCTCGCGGCGGCGGAGCGAGCCCTTGCCGAGGGCCTGCGGGTGCTCCTGCTCGTACCCGACATCTCCCTGACGCCGCAGCTCGTCCAGCGGGTGCGGGCCCGGCTGAGGGCGCCCATCGCCGTGCTGCACAGCCAGCTGACCGAGCTCGAGCGGGCGCAGCAGTGGTGGCGCGCGAGGCGGGGCGAGGCGGAGGTTGTGCTCGGCAGCCGCTCCGCCGTGTTCGCGCCCATCCCGCGCCTCGGCCTGATCTGCCTGGACGAGGAGGGATCGGCCGCCTACAAGCAGGACCGGACGCCGCGCTACGAGACCGGCTGGGTGGCGCGCAAGCTCGCCTCCGTCTGCGGCGCTCGGCTGGTCGCCGGTTCGGCGACGCCGAGCGTGGTCACGTACCACGAAGCGGCGCGCGGCGAAATGGCCCTGGCCAAGCTGACGAAACGCGTTCGCGGCCGTGACGCCGAGCTAGAGGTCGTCGACATGCGCGATGAGGTGGCGGCGGGCCATCGCCACGCGCTCTCGCGCCGCCTCCTCGAGGTCGTCGACCGCACGCTCGAGGATGAGGAGCAGGTGATCCTTTACCTCAACCGGCGCGGTATGTCGACCTTCGTCCTGTGCCGGGACTGCGGCCGTTCGGTGCAGTGCCTCGGCTGCTCGGTGGCGCTGGTCCAGCACGCAGAGATCGATGGGCTCATCTGCCACTACTGCGGATATTCACGGCCCATGCCCGCGACCTGTCCGCACTGCGGCAGCCGGAACATCCGCGGCCTGGGCATGGGCACCCAGCGCCTGGAGACCATGGTGAAGAAGCTCTGGCCGCGAGCCCGCGTCCTGCGACTGGACAGCGACTCGGCGCGGGGGCCTGACTCGTACTTCGACATCTGGGAGACCTTCAGCGAGCAGCGAGCCGACATCCTGGTCGGGACGCAGCTCGTGACGCGCGGCCTCGACCTGCCGGCGGTGACCTGCGTGGGCGTGGTCGATGCCGACCTGCCGCTGCATTTCCCCGACTATCGATCGGCCGAGAACACTTTCGCCATGGTCGTGCAGGTGGCCGGCCGGGCCGGGCGCGACGGTCGTGCCTCCAGGGTCGTGGTGCAGACCAGCAACCCCGAGCACTACGGTCTGCGCTACGCGGTGGCGGGCGACTACGAAGGCTTTTACGACGCCGAGCTGCCGTCTCGGAAGGCATTCGCCTTCCCGCCGTTTGCGGAGCTGGCGGTGCTGACCCGGACGGACGCCGACGACGGGCGGGCTGCGGGCGCTGCACGCGAGGCGGCTGAGGCGCTGGCCACCGGCCTGTTGAAGGAGGGAGTCGAAGGCATCCGCGTGATGGGGCCGTCGCCGGCCTTCATCCACCGGCTGCGCGGAGACTATCGGTGGCAGGTCACGCTGAAGGGCGATGGCCTGGAGCGGGCGCGGCATCTCGCTCCGCGGGGGAAGGGTTGGAGCTACGACGTCGACCCGGTGACCTGA
- the def gene encoding peptide deformylase has protein sequence MAVRPILNFEHPVLREKAKKVARVDTSIQRLIDDLAETMLAAPGAGLAANQIGVPLRVCVVKGDDNQIWGLVNPEIVKSDGVQVGYEGCLSYPGWVGEVARRETVVVKGRNRRGKEVRIKSTGFTARAFQHELDHLDGVLFIDRLTNLETLRRVDELMAEEKEAAVAAASG, from the coding sequence GTGGCCGTACGACCGATTCTCAATTTCGAACACCCGGTCCTGCGCGAGAAGGCGAAGAAAGTCGCGCGCGTGGACACGTCCATCCAGCGTCTGATCGACGACCTGGCGGAAACCATGCTCGCCGCGCCGGGCGCGGGCCTGGCCGCCAACCAGATCGGCGTCCCGCTGCGAGTGTGCGTGGTCAAGGGCGACGACAACCAGATCTGGGGGCTGGTGAATCCCGAGATCGTCAAGAGCGACGGGGTGCAGGTCGGATACGAGGGCTGCCTGAGCTACCCGGGTTGGGTGGGCGAGGTGGCTCGCCGCGAGACGGTCGTCGTCAAGGGCCGCAACCGTCGCGGCAAAGAGGTGCGCATCAAGTCCACCGGATTCACCGCGCGTGCCTTCCAGCACGAGCTCGACCACCTCGACGGCGTTCTTTTCATCGACCGATTGACCAACCTCGAGACCCTGCGGCGGGTCGACGAGTTGATGGCCGAGGAAAAGGAAGCCGCTGTCGCGGCGGCTTCGGGCTAG
- a CDS encoding methionyl-tRNA formyltransferase: protein MGGRGGSPRDGRRQGPQPSRQRGAHQVHRIHRACLPARARPPRRRSFHRPIDQPRDPAAGRRVDGRGKGSRCRGGFGLAFLKLVFAGTAGFAVPSLRLLHAAGHDIRLVVTQPDKPGHRMKVTPSPVKAAAAELGLEVYQPARIREPEVGEKLRASSPDLLVVVAYGQIIPASVLAIPRRGAVNVHASLLPRHRGAAPVARAILAGDAVTGVTIMRMDEQLDHGPILATSEVAIAPGEEAPHLTERLAAAGADLLVETLGRLDEIEPVDQDHAAATVAPRLRREDGELDWSLGAQEIDRRVRALQPWPGATLPTARGRVKVLSGRVEGDRYVLELVQLPGKRPAPARQVLGDA from the coding sequence TTGGGTGGGCGAGGTGGCTCGCCGCGAGACGGTCGTCGTCAAGGGCCGCAACCGTCGCGGCAAAGAGGTGCGCATCAAGTCCACCGGATTCACCGCGCGTGCCTTCCAGCACGAGCTCGACCACCTCGACGGCGTTCTTTTCATCGACCGATTGACCAACCTCGAGACCCTGCGGCGGGTCGACGAGTTGATGGCCGAGGAAAAGGAAGCCGCTGTCGCGGCGGCTTCGGGCTAGCCTTCCTGAAGCTGGTTTTCGCGGGTACGGCCGGATTCGCCGTGCCCTCTCTGCGGTTGCTTCACGCGGCCGGCCACGACATCCGGCTGGTGGTCACCCAACCGGACAAGCCCGGCCACCGGATGAAGGTGACGCCGTCGCCGGTCAAGGCGGCGGCGGCGGAGCTCGGGCTCGAGGTGTACCAGCCGGCTCGGATCCGCGAACCGGAGGTGGGGGAGAAGCTGCGTGCGTCGAGCCCCGACCTGTTGGTGGTGGTCGCTTATGGGCAGATCATCCCGGCGTCCGTGCTCGCGATCCCGCGGCGTGGAGCCGTGAATGTTCACGCCTCCCTGCTGCCGCGACACCGTGGTGCGGCGCCGGTCGCGCGCGCCATCCTCGCCGGCGACGCGGTCACCGGGGTCACGATCATGCGGATGGACGAGCAGCTGGACCACGGTCCGATCCTGGCGACCAGCGAGGTGGCGATCGCGCCGGGGGAGGAGGCGCCGCACCTCACCGAGCGCCTGGCGGCAGCCGGCGCGGACCTGCTGGTCGAAACGCTTGGGCGCCTGGATGAGATCGAGCCGGTCGACCAGGATCACGCCGCGGCGACGGTGGCGCCGCGACTCCGTCGCGAGGACGGGGAGCTCGACTGGAGCCTGGGGGCGCAGGAGATCGACCGGCGCGTTCGCGCTCTCCAACCGTGGCCGGGCGCGACGCTGCCGACAGCCCGCGGGCGCGTCAAGGTGCTGAGCGGGCGTGTCGAGGGCGACCGCTACGTGCTCGAGCTGGTGCAGCTGCCGGGCAAGAGGCCCGCGCCGGCAAGGCAGGTCCTGGGCGATGCCTGA
- the smpB gene encoding SsrA-binding protein SmpB: protein MPERDERERDVAVNRRAYHDYFVDEKYECGVMLTGPEVKSVRGGRCNLRDGFVRIDGREAWLENVHISPYVQANAMNVEPMRPRKLLLHRKEISTLIGKVRQKGYTLIPLRVYFSRNRAKIEVGLCRGKREYDKREAIAERDAKREIARAMHRG from the coding sequence ATGCCTGAAAGAGACGAGCGCGAGCGGGACGTCGCGGTCAACCGGCGCGCCTACCACGACTACTTCGTCGACGAGAAGTACGAGTGCGGAGTCATGCTCACCGGGCCCGAGGTGAAGTCGGTGCGAGGCGGGCGGTGCAACCTGCGCGACGGTTTCGTCCGCATCGACGGACGTGAGGCCTGGCTCGAGAACGTGCACATTTCGCCGTACGTCCAGGCCAACGCCATGAACGTCGAGCCGATGCGGCCGCGCAAGCTGCTGCTGCACCGCAAAGAGATCTCGACTCTGATCGGGAAGGTGCGTCAGAAGGGATACACCCTCATCCCGCTGCGCGTGTATTTCTCGCGCAACCGGGCCAAGATCGAGGTGGGGTTGTGCCGGGGCAAGCGCGAGTACGACAAGCGGGAGGCGATCGCCGAGCGGGACGCCAAGCGCGAGATCGCCCGGGCGATGCACCGGGGCTGA